A single genomic interval of Hymenobacter gelipurpurascens harbors:
- a CDS encoding FAD-dependent oxidoreductase has translation MAEFPIPATEQDFHANFAQLKPRMNNTEALYESSRCLFCFDAPCIKACPTGIDIPQFIRQINSGNVTGAAKTIYEANYFGNACGKVCPTEVLCEGACVYNLQDVKPIEIGRLQSFATRQVMDSNQHLFKPGKPNGRKVAIIGAGPAGISCACELRALGFEADVFEAKAQPSGLTVYGVAPYKITNEEVLAEMDYLQAQFGYRVHYHSPITTRQELQALEEAYDAIFLGIGLGGTNSLHLPGEDRQNCVGAVEFIEQLRQHHHRVAVGRKVIVLGGGNTAMDAASESARLGAEDVLLAYRRGKDEMGAYDFEYDLANSVGVKGLFNVAPIEIVGNGRVEGVRFVRTQTLDGQVQVVAGTEFVESCDMVIKATGQAKQVSFLRHIPGLELDRNGRIVADAYSGQTTNPQYFASGDARNGGAEVVNAAAEAKVAARGIHAYLLGQ, from the coding sequence ATGGCTGAGTTTCCCATTCCTGCTACTGAGCAGGACTTCCACGCCAATTTCGCTCAGCTCAAACCCCGGATGAACAACACCGAGGCGCTGTACGAAAGCTCGCGGTGCCTGTTCTGCTTTGATGCGCCCTGTATCAAGGCCTGTCCCACGGGCATTGATATTCCGCAGTTTATCCGGCAGATCAATTCCGGCAACGTGACGGGGGCGGCCAAAACCATCTACGAGGCCAACTACTTCGGCAATGCCTGCGGCAAGGTATGCCCCACGGAGGTGCTCTGCGAAGGAGCGTGCGTGTACAACCTGCAGGACGTGAAGCCCATCGAAATCGGACGCCTGCAAAGCTTTGCTACCCGCCAAGTAATGGATAGCAACCAGCATCTCTTCAAGCCAGGCAAGCCCAACGGCCGGAAGGTGGCCATCATCGGGGCCGGGCCGGCGGGCATTTCTTGCGCCTGTGAGCTGCGGGCCCTCGGCTTCGAGGCAGACGTGTTTGAGGCCAAAGCCCAGCCTTCGGGCCTGACCGTGTACGGCGTGGCGCCCTACAAAATCACAAACGAGGAGGTGCTGGCCGAAATGGACTATCTGCAGGCCCAGTTTGGCTACCGCGTGCACTACCATTCGCCCATCACCACCCGTCAGGAGCTGCAGGCCCTGGAGGAAGCCTACGACGCCATTTTCCTGGGCATCGGCCTGGGCGGCACCAACAGCCTGCACTTGCCGGGCGAGGACCGTCAGAACTGCGTGGGCGCGGTGGAGTTCATCGAGCAGCTCCGTCAGCACCACCACCGCGTAGCCGTGGGCCGCAAGGTGATTGTGCTGGGCGGCGGCAACACGGCCATGGATGCGGCTTCGGAATCGGCGCGGTTGGGCGCGGAGGACGTGCTCCTGGCCTACCGGCGCGGCAAAGACGAGATGGGAGCCTACGACTTTGAGTATGACTTGGCCAACAGCGTGGGCGTGAAAGGGCTGTTCAACGTGGCCCCAATTGAGATTGTGGGCAACGGCCGGGTGGAAGGCGTCAGGTTCGTGCGCACCCAGACCCTCGATGGGCAGGTGCAGGTGGTGGCAGGAACCGAATTCGTGGAATCCTGCGATATGGTCATTAAAGCCACCGGCCAGGCCAAGCAGGTTTCATTCTTGCGCCACATACCGGGCCTGGAGCTCGATAGAAACGGCCGCATAGTGGCTGATGCCTACTCCGGGCAAACCACCAACCCCCAATACTTTGCCTCCGGCGACGCGCGCAACGGTGGGGCCGAAGTGGTAAATGCTGCCGCCGAAGCCAAAGTAGCCGCCCGCGGCATCCACGCCTACCTGCTAGGCCAGTAG
- a CDS encoding nitrilase-related carbon-nitrogen hydrolase: MPRIVKSGLIQMSLPMTEGQGSIEEIKEAMVQKHLPLIEEAGRQGVQILCLQEIFNTPYFCPGQDKAWYASAESVPGPTTERMAEYAKKYQMVMIVPVYERESAGILYNTAAVIDADGTYLGKYRKNHIPHTSGFWEKFFFKPGNLGYPVFQTKYAKVGVYICYDRHFPDGARVLGLNGAEIVYNPSATVAGLSQYLWKLEQPAHAAANGYFMGCINRVGEEKPWNLGKFYGTSYFVDPRGQIFAQASEDKDELLVAEFDLDLIEEVRATWQFYRDRRPETYEKLVEL, from the coding sequence CATGGTGCAGAAGCACCTTCCGCTGATTGAGGAAGCGGGGCGCCAGGGCGTGCAGATTTTGTGTCTGCAGGAGATTTTCAACACCCCTTACTTCTGCCCGGGCCAGGACAAGGCCTGGTACGCCTCGGCCGAATCGGTGCCGGGGCCCACGACGGAGCGCATGGCCGAGTACGCCAAAAAGTACCAGATGGTGATGATTGTGCCGGTGTACGAGCGGGAATCGGCGGGCATTCTCTACAACACCGCCGCCGTGATTGACGCCGATGGCACTTACCTGGGCAAGTACCGCAAAAATCACATTCCCCACACCTCCGGCTTCTGGGAGAAGTTCTTCTTTAAGCCCGGCAACCTGGGCTACCCGGTGTTCCAGACCAAGTACGCGAAGGTGGGCGTGTACATCTGCTACGACCGGCATTTTCCGGATGGGGCCCGGGTGCTGGGACTTAACGGGGCCGAAATCGTGTATAACCCGTCGGCAACGGTGGCGGGCCTTTCCCAGTACCTCTGGAAGCTGGAGCAGCCGGCACACGCCGCCGCCAATGGCTACTTCATGGGCTGCATCAATAGGGTGGGCGAGGAGAAGCCCTGGAACCTGGGCAAGTTCTACGGAACATCATATTTCGTGGACCCCCGTGGGCAGATCTTCGCGCAGGCCTCCGAGGATAAGGATGAATTGCTAGTAGCCGAGTTCGATCTGGACTTAATTGAGGAGGTGCGCGCCACCTGGCAGTTCTACCGCGACCGGCGCCCCGAAACCTACGAGAAGCTGGTGGAGCTGTAG